The Muricauda sp. SCSIO 65647 genome includes a region encoding these proteins:
- a CDS encoding ABC transporter permease: protein MILKIAWRNIWRNKKRSVITAASILIAVFLSLMMRSVQLGTYKSMIDNVVGSYTGYIQIHENGYWDKRSIDKAVVMTDSLMHKVSNTKGVEALLPRLENYGLLSVGDLTKVIALNGLDFEKEQKLQDIGSKLVQGTLPKKPKDIIIGKGVASYFKAGVRDTVVFMGQGYHGMLAADKFQVSGILDFKNPTLNKTTALMSLNDAQNLFSANGIATSLVIDKENNARLKSLQAAISSKLDDSYEIMNWQEMMPELQQTILADSIGGLLMVAILYMILIFGIFGTVLMMTQERKYEFGVLVSIGMKKGKLMLMVFMETIILSLLGVLAGVLLAYPIMLWKHYDPLVLPGTEAEMMETFGFSAEIPFYIQPDLPLVHTSLIFSIALLVSLYPIAIIKKLRPLEAMRG, encoded by the coding sequence GTGATTCTAAAAATTGCCTGGCGAAATATTTGGCGAAACAAAAAAAGAAGTGTCATTACGGCCGCTTCCATCTTGATTGCAGTATTCCTCTCCCTAATGATGCGATCTGTGCAATTAGGGACTTATAAAAGCATGATAGACAATGTAGTGGGTTCGTATACAGGATATATTCAGATACACGAAAATGGGTATTGGGACAAACGTTCCATAGATAAGGCGGTGGTCATGACCGATAGTTTGATGCATAAAGTGTCAAACACCAAAGGTGTTGAGGCATTGTTGCCACGCTTGGAAAACTATGGGTTACTATCGGTGGGAGACCTCACCAAGGTAATAGCGCTAAACGGATTAGACTTTGAAAAAGAGCAAAAGCTACAGGATATCGGGTCTAAGCTGGTACAGGGCACACTTCCCAAAAAACCAAAAGACATCATCATAGGAAAAGGAGTGGCGTCTTATTTTAAAGCAGGTGTCAGAGACACCGTGGTGTTTATGGGACAGGGGTACCACGGTATGTTGGCAGCCGATAAATTTCAAGTTTCAGGGATTTTGGATTTTAAAAATCCGACACTGAACAAGACTACGGCATTAATGTCTTTGAATGATGCCCAAAATCTATTCAGTGCTAACGGAATAGCCACAAGCCTGGTAATAGACAAAGAGAACAATGCCCGCCTGAAGTCATTGCAAGCAGCTATTTCAAGTAAGTTGGACGACAGCTACGAAATCATGAACTGGCAAGAAATGATGCCCGAACTGCAACAAACCATTCTGGCCGACAGTATTGGTGGATTGTTGATGGTGGCCATTCTTTATATGATTCTCATCTTCGGAATCTTTGGTACCGTGCTCATGATGACCCAAGAGCGAAAATATGAATTCGGTGTGTTGGTCTCAATAGGTATGAAAAAGGGGAAGTTGATGCTCATGGTGTTTATGGAAACCATTATTTTATCACTGCTGGGGGTACTGGCAGGCGTGCTTCTGGCCTATCCCATCATGTTGTGGAAACACTATGATCCCTTGGTACTACCCGGTACAGAAGCTGAAATGATGGAAACCTTTGGTTTCAGTGCCGAAATCCCCTTTTACATACAGCCTGATCTTCCGTTGGTACACACATCACTTATTTTTTCCATCGCCCTGCTCGTTTCCCTTTACCCTATCGCAATCATCAAAAAACTCAGACCCCTGGAAGCGATGAGGGGCTAA
- a CDS encoding outer membrane lipoprotein-sorting protein — translation MKLKILTILFLAASYSFGQTADEIVKKSDDKLRGTSSYTELTIDIIRPKWSKEMKMKGWTRGSDHSVSVITSPAKEKGTVFLMREKEVWNYLLTIERTVKFPPSMMLQNWMGTDLTNDDLIKQSSLVTDYTKKIIDEEEKEGYPCWKIELAPKPNAAVVWGKIIIWIDKKEYMQMQIDYYDEDMFLVNQMVGSKVKTFDGKLLPSKLTVTPVDKPGQSTVITYNQWKFDMDIPDEYFTTNYMKRIH, via the coding sequence ATGAAACTGAAGATATTGACTATACTTTTTTTGGCAGCGTCTTATTCATTCGGTCAAACCGCTGATGAAATTGTCAAAAAATCCGATGACAAATTACGGGGAACGTCTTCTTATACAGAATTGACCATCGATATCATTCGGCCAAAATGGTCAAAAGAAATGAAAATGAAAGGGTGGACCAGGGGTTCAGACCATTCCGTCTCGGTTATAACAAGTCCTGCAAAAGAAAAGGGGACAGTTTTTCTAATGCGGGAAAAAGAGGTTTGGAATTACCTTCTTACCATTGAGAGAACGGTTAAGTTTCCACCCTCCATGATGTTACAAAATTGGATGGGAACCGACCTGACCAATGATGATCTGATCAAACAATCTTCTTTGGTAACCGATTACACCAAGAAAATCATTGATGAAGAAGAGAAAGAGGGTTACCCCTGCTGGAAAATTGAACTGGCTCCAAAACCCAATGCCGCTGTCGTTTGGGGAAAAATTATCATATGGATCGACAAAAAGGAGTACATGCAAATGCAGATAGACTACTATGATGAAGATATGTTTTTGGTGAATCAGATGGTCGGATCAAAGGTCAAGACATTTGACGGGAAGCTACTCCCCTCAAAACTGACAGTCACGCCCGTCGACAAACCAGGGCAATCTACGGTGATTACTTACAACCAGTGGAAGTTTGATATGGATATTCCAGACGAATACTTTACCACCAATTACATGAAGCGTATCCACTAA
- a CDS encoding TetR/AcrR family transcriptional regulator: MSPRTNEQLAAHRKAKREQIVSEALHLFATRGYFNTSINDIAKEVKMSKGLLYSYFENKEQLLNAAIDFALKEATELNLSEDQLRELDPKEIIREMIEGFFKVFEEKKELWSLIVSLAIHVGSIPSVHQTISTVYKDLTLQLQELFTGMGHHDPENEAFKLGALIDGIGIQYMVFGESYPLDKIKENIINGYMNPKK; encoded by the coding sequence ATGAGTCCTAGAACAAACGAGCAATTAGCTGCTCACAGAAAAGCAAAGCGGGAACAAATTGTTTCTGAAGCACTGCATTTATTTGCGACAAGAGGGTATTTCAATACCTCGATCAATGATATCGCGAAAGAGGTAAAGATGTCAAAAGGTCTTCTTTACAGCTATTTCGAAAATAAAGAACAACTGCTGAATGCGGCCATTGACTTCGCTTTGAAAGAGGCTACCGAGCTCAACTTATCCGAAGACCAATTAAGGGAGCTAGACCCCAAGGAAATCATCAGGGAGATGATTGAGGGCTTCTTCAAGGTGTTTGAAGAAAAGAAAGAGTTGTGGAGTCTTATCGTTTCTTTGGCCATACACGTGGGGTCCATACCATCGGTGCATCAAACAATTTCTACAGTGTACAAAGATCTGACCTTGCAACTACAAGAACTCTTTACGGGCATGGGCCATCATGACCCCGAAAACGAAGCTTTCAAACTTGGAGCCTTAATCGATGGCATAGGTATTCAATACATGGTTTTTGGTGAAAGCTATCCTTTGGACAAAATCAAAGAAAATATCATAAACGGTTATATGAACCCAAAAAAATGA
- a CDS encoding alpha/beta fold hydrolase produces the protein MKSKVTSTKLGDIEYRSIGSGIPVVFVHGGHSNCHETLCHKGFDLKKFRLITPSRPGYGKTPLRGNQTPRKSAALIAELLDFLSVEQTIVYGISAGGPTAIELAAQYPNKVHKLILASAVSKKWLDQNERIYKTARFIFNPKIEKLTWGMIRFFSRIFPKAMAKSFFVQFSIHPMGKLKRDDIQELVSALKHYNSGQGFLNDIDQDLTDNVLAKVKCPTLVIHSENDNSVHLSHARHAHKMIENSKLEILQNEWGHLFWIGADAMESITKTIKYIDR, from the coding sequence GTGAAGAGTAAAGTAACAAGCACAAAGCTTGGGGATATTGAGTACCGTTCAATAGGTTCTGGTATTCCGGTGGTATTTGTACACGGAGGACATTCTAACTGCCATGAGACCCTTTGTCACAAAGGTTTTGATTTAAAAAAGTTTCGATTGATCACCCCCTCCCGTCCCGGTTACGGAAAGACTCCCTTGAGGGGTAATCAAACGCCACGCAAATCAGCGGCTTTGATTGCAGAATTGTTGGATTTTTTGTCGGTCGAACAGACAATTGTCTACGGTATTTCAGCAGGCGGGCCTACGGCAATCGAGTTGGCTGCCCAATATCCCAACAAAGTACATAAATTAATTCTGGCTTCTGCAGTTTCAAAAAAATGGCTTGATCAAAATGAAAGAATATATAAAACAGCTCGCTTCATATTCAATCCCAAAATTGAAAAATTGACCTGGGGAATGATTCGGTTCTTTTCAAGGATATTTCCCAAAGCGATGGCCAAGAGTTTTTTCGTCCAGTTTTCCATACATCCTATGGGAAAATTAAAAAGGGATGACATTCAAGAATTGGTTTCTGCCTTAAAACACTACAATTCTGGACAGGGTTTTTTAAATGATATTGATCAAGACCTTACCGATAATGTACTCGCAAAAGTCAAATGCCCCACACTGGTTATCCATAGCGAAAACGACAATTCTGTCCATTTGTCCCATGCCAGACACGCTCATAAAATGATTGAAAACTCAAAACTTGAAATTCTTCAGAATGAATGGGGACACCTGTTCTGGATTGGGGCCGATGCGATGGAATCCATTACAAAAACAATAAAGTATATCGATCGATAA
- a CDS encoding Crp/Fnr family transcriptional regulator — MGETSITSFFEFESAKEPLLKEEILKVGNVKSFKKGELLIREGQYLKVLPIVLKGSIRVFQTHEDREILLYYVQPQETCIMSLAACLFNNESPSYAITEEETDVLFIPSSYIPIWQRKYMSWNKFVLKSYRNRYDELLDSFNDVVFKKIDERVISYFHEYASNHNTNKIPLSHQALAHELGTTRVVISRILKNFETQGKVVLHRGFVELKK; from the coding sequence ATGGGTGAAACTTCTATTACCAGTTTTTTTGAATTCGAATCGGCAAAAGAACCTTTACTAAAAGAAGAAATCCTTAAAGTCGGGAATGTTAAATCGTTCAAGAAAGGTGAATTATTGATTAGAGAGGGCCAATATTTAAAGGTCTTGCCAATTGTTTTAAAGGGTTCAATTCGCGTTTTTCAAACCCACGAAGACCGTGAGATATTGCTGTACTATGTGCAACCCCAAGAAACCTGCATTATGTCTTTGGCGGCTTGCCTATTTAACAATGAGAGCCCTTCTTATGCAATTACGGAGGAAGAGACCGATGTGCTTTTTATCCCATCAAGCTATATCCCCATTTGGCAGAGAAAATATATGTCTTGGAACAAGTTTGTTCTAAAATCTTACCGAAACAGATATGATGAATTGTTGGATTCATTCAATGATGTAGTGTTCAAAAAGATTGATGAACGTGTTATTTCCTATTTTCATGAATATGCTTCAAACCATAATACCAATAAGATTCCCCTTTCCCATCAAGCACTGGCTCATGAGCTCGGTACTACCAGAGTCGTAATATCCAGAATTCTAAAGAATTTCGAGACTCAGGGAAAAGTGGTTTTACATAGAGGTTTTGTCGAATTAAAAAAATAG
- a CDS encoding cysteine hydrolase family protein, protein MKSKLFKSALTFFCLSLFFSDLSFGQSSHQKNSNKVLLITSAQVDLLSEEGKAWGYTKDSETRNKVRKNLKKIIKEARKQNIPIIHSPVGFDYELMKGYKPLNAIQGVIVENKLLEMNSPGTEFIAEAFPLENEIVLPYRQGFTSFWANSIQEHLERFEVDTIYIAGMLAEGCVESHARDAAENGYSTIVISDAIGSTSLELLEASEKTLALHTKAMISTKEFVKN, encoded by the coding sequence ATGAAATCAAAACTCTTTAAATCAGCATTGACATTTTTTTGCCTAAGTCTATTTTTTTCAGACTTGTCCTTTGGCCAATCGTCCCATCAAAAAAATTCAAACAAAGTTCTATTAATCACTTCAGCACAGGTAGATCTGTTGTCTGAAGAAGGAAAAGCATGGGGGTATACAAAAGATTCAGAAACGAGAAACAAGGTGCGGAAAAACCTCAAAAAAATCATTAAGGAAGCGCGAAAGCAAAATATTCCTATTATCCATTCCCCAGTTGGCTTTGACTACGAATTAATGAAGGGATATAAACCATTAAATGCCATTCAAGGAGTTATCGTTGAGAATAAATTATTGGAAATGAATTCTCCAGGGACCGAGTTTATTGCTGAGGCCTTTCCTTTAGAAAATGAAATTGTACTTCCATATAGACAAGGTTTCACGTCTTTTTGGGCAAATTCCATCCAAGAGCACTTAGAAAGATTTGAAGTTGATACGATTTACATTGCTGGAATGTTAGCTGAAGGTTGCGTGGAATCACATGCCAGAGATGCCGCTGAGAATGGTTATTCCACTATTGTCATTTCAGACGCTATTGGTTCAACCAGCCTTGAACTCTTAGAAGCTTCAGAGAAAACCCTTGCTTTGCATACCAAAGCAATGATTAGCACCAAAGAGTTCGTAAAAAACTAG
- the rsgA gene encoding ribosome small subunit-dependent GTPase A produces MKLEHFGYNDRIEKLRIQHNLEGFEIGRITSEHKERYDVKTEKGEFDAEITGNLRYTASTREDFPAVGDWVAISEYDDDKVLIHSILPRKTIIERQAVGKQGEKQIIAANIDFAFIVQAVDRDFNINRIERYLTICNTSNVKPIIILNKIDLIDDAELTNLMYKVQERIKQVPIIAISNESKKGIESVKDHMVKGKTYCLLGSSGVGKSSLLNNLSGKQPMKTNTISTSTNKGRHVTSHRELIVLENGGIVIDNPGLREVGIADSVEGLEKTFEEIVGLSKNCKFKDCTHTIEIDCAVVAAVESGEIDKSFYENYLKMNREKEHFESTVAEKRKKDKNFGKMVKRFKNLKDLNKY; encoded by the coding sequence ATGAAATTAGAACATTTCGGATATAACGACAGAATAGAAAAATTAAGGATTCAACATAATCTAGAAGGCTTTGAAATTGGAAGAATTACTTCAGAGCATAAGGAAAGATATGATGTTAAAACAGAAAAAGGAGAATTCGATGCAGAAATTACAGGAAACTTAAGATATACAGCAAGTACCCGTGAAGATTTTCCTGCTGTAGGGGATTGGGTTGCAATTTCTGAATATGATGATGACAAAGTGCTCATACATTCCATTTTGCCTAGAAAGACCATCATTGAAAGACAAGCAGTCGGCAAACAAGGGGAAAAACAGATCATAGCGGCAAATATTGACTTTGCTTTTATTGTACAAGCAGTTGACAGGGACTTTAATATCAATCGAATAGAAAGGTATCTGACAATTTGCAATACATCCAATGTTAAACCGATTATCATTCTCAATAAAATTGACTTGATAGACGATGCCGAATTAACAAATTTGATGTACAAAGTTCAAGAAAGGATAAAGCAAGTACCGATAATTGCGATAAGCAATGAGTCCAAAAAAGGGATTGAGAGTGTGAAAGACCACATGGTAAAGGGAAAAACTTACTGTTTGTTGGGTTCGTCAGGAGTAGGAAAATCAAGCCTTTTAAACAACCTTTCAGGTAAACAACCCATGAAAACAAATACGATTAGCACAAGTACAAATAAAGGACGGCACGTTACAAGCCATCGAGAATTAATAGTTCTTGAAAATGGTGGAATTGTAATTGACAATCCGGGACTAAGAGAAGTAGGTATTGCAGATTCGGTTGAAGGATTGGAAAAGACATTTGAAGAAATAGTTGGGCTATCCAAAAATTGTAAATTCAAAGATTGTACCCATACAATAGAAATTGACTGTGCTGTTGTAGCAGCTGTTGAAAGCGGAGAAATAGATAAATCGTTCTATGAAAATTATTTAAAAATGAATAGAGAAAAAGAACATTTTGAATCGACTGTTGCTGAAAAACGGAAAAAGGACAAAAATTTTGGAAAAATGGTCAAGCGATTTAAAAATTTAAAAGACTTGAATAAGTATTAA
- a CDS encoding adenine phosphoribosyltransferase: protein MDFEPFIRTINNFPKPGVSYKDITPLLNDANAFKAASSALYTLVNGASIDKVVGVGSRGFIFAPLLADKLNAGFIPVRKKGKLPFGTLAESYDLEYGTDELEIHTDAIGRGERILVHDDVLATGGTARAVCNLVEKLGGEVVQCNFLIRLDFLNGGEKLNGYTISSLLRY, encoded by the coding sequence ATGGATTTTGAACCTTTCATTCGTACCATCAACAATTTTCCCAAGCCCGGTGTTTCTTACAAAGACATCACCCCACTTCTCAATGATGCCAATGCGTTCAAGGCCGCGTCATCGGCCCTTTACACATTGGTCAATGGCGCCAGTATTGACAAGGTTGTGGGCGTGGGCAGTAGGGGCTTTATTTTTGCGCCTCTCTTGGCAGATAAACTCAATGCAGGTTTTATACCCGTGCGTAAAAAGGGCAAACTGCCTTTCGGTACGTTGGCGGAATCTTATGATTTGGAGTATGGGACCGATGAGCTTGAAATTCACACCGATGCCATAGGTAGGGGTGAAAGAATCTTGGTACATGATGATGTCTTGGCAACGGGCGGAACCGCAAGGGCGGTCTGCAACCTGGTCGAGAAGCTGGGCGGTGAAGTGGTTCAGTGCAATTTTTTGATACGATTGGACTTTTTGAATGGAGGGGAAAAACTCAACGGCTACACCATTTCATCACTGTTACGCTATTAG
- a CDS encoding SsrA-binding protein, which yields MKKQFFKFLAKTNKVLLPSFTKRGLNLAKASKWQLALIGWRYYVTIRALD from the coding sequence ATGAAAAAGCAGTTTTTCAAATTCTTGGCCAAAACCAATAAGGTCTTGCTCCCGTCATTCACCAAAAGGGGATTGAATCTTGCTAAGGCCTCTAAATGGCAATTGGCCCTTATCGGATGGCGGTATTACGTGACCATAAGGGCTTTGGACTAA
- a CDS encoding M56 family metallopeptidase has product MEVFFEYLLKSSCLVLLFLVVYQLFLKKETFFAENRLFLIIGLVISSILPFVTITKTVMLEPMTINYGTFSVISETDQTASAFEWFYLLVTVYVLGVSFFTFRLINQLLAIKKIKQQSQIVIEEPIVHVKTLKEISPFSFFHHIFYYPKQFRPNELQAIIVHEKAHARGLHSLDILLSEIALILQWYNPAIWYYKKAVKQNLEYLADAQTRDLVKDKKFYQYLLLQQAVGGHKLAVSNPFFNSFIKKRIVMMNKNQSKKQRMLKMFLVLPALVLFMVSFNTKEVAVPVTNGEAMATSNMNKSIELIIDKNTTNEELEKIKKNLAKDGVDFSYTTVRNDDKEIIDISMQISGQSSKGEKFSSSYQSNSEGAIKPISVLYDDEANLVSFGSGMHKEVSIHKSGNKTMVWSKSSDEGEHEDIIIENKNGVKKVIINGGEMTEDETQEIDLHVTVDVDGHDDDNDVNIHVQSDTDHNKRVKVKKHKSKDGEEIRIIRDSDEEDTVIESVGNDGSIFIETEGKDAPLYYIDGKKATKKEVKALTPDNIESITVLKGDKAIEKYGKKAKNGVVEITTKNKK; this is encoded by the coding sequence ATGGAAGTTTTTTTTGAATATTTATTAAAATCATCTTGTTTGGTTTTACTGTTTCTGGTGGTTTATCAGCTTTTTCTCAAAAAGGAAACCTTTTTCGCCGAAAACCGTCTTTTTTTAATCATCGGATTGGTCATCTCTTCAATACTGCCCTTTGTGACCATCACAAAGACTGTTATGCTTGAGCCAATGACCATCAACTATGGCACATTTTCAGTCATATCAGAAACCGATCAGACCGCAAGCGCATTTGAATGGTTCTACCTTTTGGTCACGGTCTATGTACTGGGCGTATCGTTTTTTACCTTTCGATTGATCAACCAATTACTGGCCATCAAAAAAATCAAACAACAAAGCCAGATAGTGATCGAAGAACCTATCGTTCATGTGAAAACGCTCAAAGAAATCTCACCTTTTTCGTTCTTTCACCATATTTTTTATTATCCGAAACAATTCAGGCCAAACGAATTACAGGCCATCATTGTACATGAAAAAGCACATGCAAGAGGGCTGCATTCCCTTGACATTCTATTGTCAGAAATAGCGCTCATTTTACAATGGTACAACCCGGCCATATGGTATTACAAAAAGGCCGTCAAGCAAAACTTAGAGTATTTGGCCGACGCACAGACAAGAGATTTGGTCAAAGACAAAAAATTCTACCAGTATTTACTCCTACAACAAGCGGTGGGCGGTCATAAGCTTGCCGTTTCAAATCCATTTTTTAATTCATTTATCAAAAAACGAATAGTTATGATGAACAAAAATCAATCAAAAAAACAGCGTATGTTAAAAATGTTTTTGGTATTACCGGCCCTAGTGCTGTTCATGGTCAGCTTCAACACCAAAGAGGTGGCGGTACCCGTCACAAATGGCGAGGCAATGGCTACATCTAATATGAATAAATCAATTGAGCTGATCATCGATAAGAACACGACCAATGAAGAGCTTGAAAAAATCAAAAAAAATCTAGCAAAAGATGGGGTCGATTTTAGCTATACCACCGTGCGTAACGACGACAAGGAAATCATCGACATATCGATGCAAATCAGTGGCCAGAGCAGTAAAGGTGAAAAATTCAGCAGTTCTTACCAATCGAATTCAGAGGGGGCGATCAAACCCATCAGCGTTCTTTATGATGATGAGGCCAATTTGGTTTCTTTCGGAAGTGGCATGCACAAAGAGGTAAGCATTCATAAGAGTGGCAACAAAACGATGGTCTGGAGCAAATCCAGTGATGAAGGCGAACATGAAGACATCATCATAGAGAATAAAAATGGTGTCAAAAAAGTGATCATCAACGGAGGGGAAATGACAGAGGATGAAACGCAAGAAATCGACCTTCATGTCACTGTAGATGTAGACGGGCATGACGATGACAATGACGTCAACATACACGTGCAGTCAGATACCGACCACAATAAAAGGGTAAAAGTAAAAAAACACAAGAGTAAAGACGGTGAGGAGATTAGGATCATAAGAGATTCAGATGAGGAAGATACCGTAATCGAGAGCGTGGGCAATGATGGATCCATCTTCATCGAAACCGAAGGTAAAGATGCTCCATTATACTACATCGATGGCAAAAAAGCGACCAAAAAAGAAGTAAAAGCGCTAACGCCCGACAACATCGAATCGATCACTGTTCTCAAAGGTGACAAGGCCATTGAAAAGTATGGCAAAAAAGCCAAAAATGGTGTGGTCGAAATCACCACCAAAAACAAAAAATAA
- a CDS encoding BlaI/MecI/CopY family transcriptional regulator, translating into MQKLTNKEEEVMIIIWRLKKAFVKDILAEFENNKPHYNTLSTIVRNLEEKGYVSHEAFGNTHRYHPLISKEEYRKKFVNSTIANFYDNSYKSLVSFFAKEEKISVDELKEIIKLIENKK; encoded by the coding sequence ATGCAAAAACTCACGAACAAAGAAGAAGAGGTGATGATTATCATCTGGAGGCTCAAGAAAGCCTTTGTCAAAGATATTTTGGCCGAATTTGAGAACAACAAGCCACATTATAATACCCTATCTACCATAGTCAGAAATTTAGAGGAAAAAGGGTATGTATCGCACGAGGCATTTGGCAACACGCACCGTTACCATCCGCTGATCAGCAAAGAAGAATACCGCAAAAAGTTTGTCAATTCCACGATTGCCAATTTTTACGACAATTCATATAAGAGCTTGGTCTCTTTCTTTGCAAAAGAAGAAAAAATCTCTGTGGATGAGCTCAAAGAAATCATCAAGCTCATCGAAAATAAAAAATAA
- a CDS encoding calcium/sodium antiporter, producing the protein MENLFYIILGLALLIFGGNWLLKSAVALSLRLAIPKIVIGMTIVSFATSAPELIVSIKAALDGFPDLSLGNVVGSNIANLGLVLAITVLLGNIDVRKSFYTTDWPVLMFASLLFVGFIYFDGLLQRYEGVIMVTLLFLFLVYLLRYQKPAVVDEVPEDDVLLPLYKVVLYLGIGGTALWGGSELLISGAVGMATTLGVSERIIGITVVSVGTSIPELAASIIAILKKEKAISVGNLIGSNIFNLLAVLGITSIITPIRVIDQGLLTNDIFWMLGISFLILPLVFFPKGLRLGWRDGIILVAVYAVFVYFTVA; encoded by the coding sequence TTGGAAAACTTGTTCTATATCATTCTCGGACTTGCCCTGTTGATCTTTGGGGGCAATTGGTTATTGAAATCGGCCGTAGCTCTTTCGTTGCGGTTGGCAATTCCGAAAATCGTGATCGGTATGACGATTGTGTCATTTGCGACTTCGGCACCAGAGTTGATCGTGAGCATCAAGGCCGCTTTAGATGGTTTTCCCGACCTATCGTTGGGCAATGTAGTGGGATCCAATATTGCCAACCTTGGTTTGGTCTTGGCGATTACGGTGCTATTGGGCAATATCGATGTACGCAAGAGTTTCTATACTACCGATTGGCCTGTGTTGATGTTCGCCTCTCTGCTCTTTGTGGGCTTCATTTACTTCGATGGCCTTTTGCAAAGGTATGAAGGGGTCATTATGGTGACGCTCCTGTTTTTATTCTTGGTCTACCTGTTGCGATATCAAAAGCCCGCCGTGGTCGACGAAGTGCCCGAAGACGATGTGTTACTGCCCTTGTACAAGGTTGTATTGTATCTGGGCATTGGTGGCACCGCCCTTTGGGGGGGATCGGAACTTTTGATCAGTGGTGCAGTGGGCATGGCGACTACATTGGGGGTCAGTGAGCGGATCATCGGTATTACAGTGGTCTCTGTAGGTACCAGTATTCCAGAATTGGCAGCATCTATTATCGCCATATTGAAAAAAGAAAAGGCCATTTCTGTCGGTAATTTGATAGGGTCGAACATATTCAACCTTTTGGCGGTTTTGGGCATTACCTCAATTATCACCCCGATTCGTGTCATTGATCAAGGGCTGCTGACCAACGATATCTTTTGGATGTTGGGTATCTCGTTTTTGATACTGCCCTTGGTGTTTTTTCCGAAGGGACTTCGTTTGGGATGGCGAGATGGTATAATTCTTGTGGCGGTTTATGCAGTCTTCGTGTACTTCACGGTGGCCTGA